One genomic region from Argentina anserina chromosome 2, drPotAnse1.1, whole genome shotgun sequence encodes:
- the LOC126783382 gene encoding cellulose synthase A catalytic subunit 1 [UDP-forming] isoform X2 produces the protein MEANAGMVAGSYKRNELVRIRHDSDSSSKPSKNLNGQICQICGDTVGLTATGDVFVACNECAFPVCRPCYEYERKDGNQACPQCKTRYKRHKGSPRVDGDEDEDDIDDLENEFNYAQGTSNGRRQWQGDDPDLSSSSRHESGQPIPLLTNGHSVSGEIPCATPDNQSVRTTSGPLDPRQPVPVRIVDPSKDLNSYGLGNVDWKERVEGWKLKQDKNMMQMTSRYTEGKGDMEGTGSNGEELQMADDARQPLSRIVPISSSHLTPYRVVIILRLIILGFFLQYRATHPVKDAYPLWLISVICEIWFAFSWLLDQFPKWFPINRETYLDRLALRYDRDGEPSQLAPVDVFVSTVDPMKEPPLVTANTVLSILSVDYPVDKISCYVSDDGSAMLTFESLSETAEFARKWVPFCKKHNIEPRAPEFYFAQKIDYLKDKIQPSFVKERRAMKREYEEFKVRINALVFKAQKMPEEGWTMQDGTPWPGNNSRDHPGMIQVFLGHSGGLDTDGNELPRLVYVSREKRPGFQHHKKAGAMNALIRVSAVLTNGAYLLNVDCDHYFNNSKAVKEAMCFMMDPAYGKKTCYVQFPQRFDGIDMHDRYANRNIVFFDINLKGLDGIQGPVYVGTGCCFNRQALYGYDPVLTEEDLEPNIIIKSCCGSRKKGKTSNKKYIDKKRAVKRTESTIPIFNMEDIEEGVEGYDDERSLLMSQKSLEKRFGQSPVFIAATFMEQGGIPPTTNPATLLKEAIHVISCGYEDKTEWGKEIGWIYGSVTEDILTGFKMHARGWISVYCMPPRPAFKGSAPINLSDRLNQVLRWALGSIEILLSRHCPIWYGYNGRMKLLERIAYINTIVYPLTSIPLIAYCMLPAFCLLTNKFIIPEISNFASMWFILLFVSIAATGILELRWSGVGIDDWWRNEQFWVIGGTSAHLFAVFQGLLKVLAGIDTNFTVTSKASDEDGDFAELYVFKWTSLLIPPTTVLIVNLVGIVAGVSYAINSGYQSWGPLFGKLFFAMWVVAHLYPFLKGLLGRQNRTPTIVIVWSILLASIFSLLWVRIDPFTSDATKAAAKGQCGVNC, from the exons ATGGAGGCCAATGCCGGGATGGTCGCCGGCTCTTACAAAAGGAACGAACTCGTTCGGATTCGTCACGATTCCGATAGCTCC TCGAAGCCGTCAAAGAATCTGAACGGCCAGATATGTCAGATCTGTGGTGACACTGTTGGACTTACAGCTACTGGCGATGTCTTTGTTGCCTGTAATGAGTGTGCGTTCCCAGTCTGTCGGCCTTGCTATGAGTATGAGCGGAAAGATGGCAACCAGGCTTGTCCGCAATGCAAGACTAGATATAAAAGGCACAAAG GGAGTCCTCGGGTGGACGgagatgaggatgaggatgacATTGATGATCTTGAGAATGAGTTCAATTATGCTCAAGGAACTAGCAATGGAAGACGACAATGGCAAGGAGATGATCCTGACCTCTCATCTTCGTCTAGACATGAATCTGGACAACCGATTCCCCTTCTCACAAATGGACATTCG GTATCCGGTGAGATTCCATGTGCTACACCTGACAACCAATCTGTGCGTACTACATCAGGTCCTCTGGACCCACGGCAGCCAG TTCCAGTGAGAATAGTAGATCCTTCAAAGGACTTGAACTCCTATGGGCTTGGAAATGTTGACTGGAAAGAAAGGGTTGAAGGATGGAAACTCAAACAGGACAAAAATATGATGCAGATGACCAGTAGATACACTGAAGGAAAAGGAGACATGGAAGGCACTGGTTCAAATGGAGAAGAACTCCAAAT GGCTGATGATGCTCGACAGCCTTTGAGTCGTATTGTTCCTATTTCTTCATCTCATCTGACACCTTATCGTGTTGTGATCATACTTCGGCTTATCATTCTGGGTTTCTTTTTGCAATACCGTGCAACTCACCCAGTGAAAGATGCGTATCCATTGTGGCTAATATCAGTCATCTGTGAGATTTGGTTTGCATTTTCATGGCTTCTGGATCAGTTTCCAAAATGGTTTCCCATAAATCGTGAGACTTATCTAGACAGGCTCGCACTGAG GTATGACCGTGATGGAGAACCATCTCAGTTAGCCCCAGTGGATGTGTTTGTCAGTACAGTGGATCCCATGAAAGAACCGCCACTGGTTACAGCCAACACAGTTTTGTCCATACTTTCTGTGGACTACCCTGTGGACAAAATTTCTTGCTATGTGTCAGATGATGGATCCGCAATGTTGACATTTGAGTCCCTTTCTGAAACTGCGGAATTTGCTAGAAAGTGGGTGCCCTTTTGCAAGAAACACAACATTGAGCCTAGAGCTCCCGAGTTTTATTTTGCTCAGAAAATTGATTACTTAAAAGACAAGATTCAGCCTTCGTTTGTAAAAGAGCGCAGAGCAATGAAG AGAGAGTATGAAGAATTCAAGGTAAGGATCAATGCCTTGGTTTTCAAGGCACAAAAGATGCCTGAAGAAGGTTGGACAATGCAGGATGGGACTCCATGGCCTGGGAACAACTCCAGGGATCATCCTGGAATGATCCAG GTCTTCTTAGGCCACAGTGGTGGCCTTGATACGGATGGCAATGAGCTGCCACGACTTGTTTATGTCTCTCGTGAGAAGAGACCTGGCTTTCAGCATCACAAGAAAGCTGGAGCAATGAATGCCTTG ATTCGAGTTTCAGCTGTCTTGACAAATGGTGCCTATCTTTTGAACGTCGATTGTGATCACTACTTCAATAACAGTAAAGCCGTCAAGGAAGCCATGTGTTTCATGATGGACCCAGCTTATGGAAAGAAGACCTGCTATGTACAGTTCCCTCAACGTTTCGATGGGATTGATATGCACGATCGATATGCCAATCGTAACATTGTCTTCTTTGAT ATCAACTTGAAAGGTTTGGATGGCATCCAGGGTCCAGTATATGTGGGAACTGGTTGCTGTTTCAACAGGCAAGCTCTATATGGGTATGATCCCGTTTTGACTGAGGAAGATTTGGAACCAAACATCATCATCAAGAGTTGTTGTGGTTCAAGAAAGAAGGGAAAGACCAGCAATAAGAAGTATATTGACAAGAAGAGGGCTGTCAAAAGAACTGAATCTACCATTCCCATTTTCAATATGGAAGACATTGAGGAGGGCGTTGAAG GTTATGATGATGAGAGGTCCCTTCTTATGTCTCAGAAGAGCTTAGAGAAGCGTTTTGGTCAATCTCCGGTTTTTATTGCAGCCACCTTCATGGAACAAGGGGGCATTCCACCAACAACAAACCCTGCAACTCTTTTGAAGGAAGCAATACATGTCATAAGCTGTGGATATGAAGACAAGACTGAATGGGGAAAAGAG ATCGGATGGATCTATGGTTCTGTGACTGAAGATATTTTAACTGGGTTTAAGATGCACGCTCGTGGTTGGATATCAGTCTATTGCATGCCTCCCCGCCCTGCATTTAAGGGGTCTGCTCCCATCAATCTTTCTGATCGTTTGAACCAGGTGCTTCGGTGGGCCTTGGGATCTATTGAAATTTTGCTCAGCAGGCATTGTCCCATATGGTATGGTTACAATGGAAGAATGAAACTTTTGGAGAGAATTGCATACATCAATACCATTGTTTATCCCCTCACCTCTATACCACTGATTGCATACTGTATGCTTCCTGCGTTTTGCCTTCTCACAAATAAGTTCATCATTCCTGAG ATAAGCAACTTTGCTAGTATGTGGTTTATTCTTCTCTTCGTTTCAATTGCCGCAACTGGAATTCTTGAGCTTAGGTGGAGTGGAGTCGGTATTGATGACTGGTGGAGAAATGAACAGTTCTGGGTCATTGGTGGAACATCTGCTCATCTTTTTGCTGTCTTCCAAGGTCTCCTAAAAGTTCTTGCTGGGATTGATACCAACTTCACTGTCACATCTAAGGCCTCTGATGAGGATGGGGATTTCGCAGAGCTTTATGTGTTCAAATGGACATCACTTCTCATCCCTCCGACCACAGTTCTCATTGTGAACTTGGTAGGTATCGTGGCCGGTGTTTCGTATGCCATAAACAGTGGGTACCAATCTTGGGGGCCACTTTTTGGTAAACTGTTTTTCGCCATGTGGGTCGTTGCCCATCTATACCCATTCTTGAAGGGTCTGTTGGGTCGCCAAAATCGTACCCCTACTATCGTCATCGTGTGGTCTATCCTCCTTGCTTCCATATTTTCCTTGCTATGGGTGCGCATTGACCCGTTCACGTCCGACGCCACAAAAGCTGCAGCGAAAGGTCAATGCGGAGTCAATTGTTAG
- the LOC126783382 gene encoding cellulose synthase A catalytic subunit 1 [UDP-forming] isoform X1, with amino-acid sequence MEANAGMVAGSYKRNELVRIRHDSDSSSKPSKNLNGQICQICGDTVGLTATGDVFVACNECAFPVCRPCYEYERKDGNQACPQCKTRYKRHKGSPRVDGDEDEDDIDDLENEFNYAQGTSNGRRQWQGDDPDLSSSSRHESGQPIPLLTNGHSSLQVSGEIPCATPDNQSVRTTSGPLDPRQPVPVRIVDPSKDLNSYGLGNVDWKERVEGWKLKQDKNMMQMTSRYTEGKGDMEGTGSNGEELQMADDARQPLSRIVPISSSHLTPYRVVIILRLIILGFFLQYRATHPVKDAYPLWLISVICEIWFAFSWLLDQFPKWFPINRETYLDRLALRYDRDGEPSQLAPVDVFVSTVDPMKEPPLVTANTVLSILSVDYPVDKISCYVSDDGSAMLTFESLSETAEFARKWVPFCKKHNIEPRAPEFYFAQKIDYLKDKIQPSFVKERRAMKREYEEFKVRINALVFKAQKMPEEGWTMQDGTPWPGNNSRDHPGMIQVFLGHSGGLDTDGNELPRLVYVSREKRPGFQHHKKAGAMNALIRVSAVLTNGAYLLNVDCDHYFNNSKAVKEAMCFMMDPAYGKKTCYVQFPQRFDGIDMHDRYANRNIVFFDINLKGLDGIQGPVYVGTGCCFNRQALYGYDPVLTEEDLEPNIIIKSCCGSRKKGKTSNKKYIDKKRAVKRTESTIPIFNMEDIEEGVEGYDDERSLLMSQKSLEKRFGQSPVFIAATFMEQGGIPPTTNPATLLKEAIHVISCGYEDKTEWGKEIGWIYGSVTEDILTGFKMHARGWISVYCMPPRPAFKGSAPINLSDRLNQVLRWALGSIEILLSRHCPIWYGYNGRMKLLERIAYINTIVYPLTSIPLIAYCMLPAFCLLTNKFIIPEISNFASMWFILLFVSIAATGILELRWSGVGIDDWWRNEQFWVIGGTSAHLFAVFQGLLKVLAGIDTNFTVTSKASDEDGDFAELYVFKWTSLLIPPTTVLIVNLVGIVAGVSYAINSGYQSWGPLFGKLFFAMWVVAHLYPFLKGLLGRQNRTPTIVIVWSILLASIFSLLWVRIDPFTSDATKAAAKGQCGVNC; translated from the exons ATGGAGGCCAATGCCGGGATGGTCGCCGGCTCTTACAAAAGGAACGAACTCGTTCGGATTCGTCACGATTCCGATAGCTCC TCGAAGCCGTCAAAGAATCTGAACGGCCAGATATGTCAGATCTGTGGTGACACTGTTGGACTTACAGCTACTGGCGATGTCTTTGTTGCCTGTAATGAGTGTGCGTTCCCAGTCTGTCGGCCTTGCTATGAGTATGAGCGGAAAGATGGCAACCAGGCTTGTCCGCAATGCAAGACTAGATATAAAAGGCACAAAG GGAGTCCTCGGGTGGACGgagatgaggatgaggatgacATTGATGATCTTGAGAATGAGTTCAATTATGCTCAAGGAACTAGCAATGGAAGACGACAATGGCAAGGAGATGATCCTGACCTCTCATCTTCGTCTAGACATGAATCTGGACAACCGATTCCCCTTCTCACAAATGGACATTCG TCCCTCCAGGTATCCGGTGAGATTCCATGTGCTACACCTGACAACCAATCTGTGCGTACTACATCAGGTCCTCTGGACCCACGGCAGCCAG TTCCAGTGAGAATAGTAGATCCTTCAAAGGACTTGAACTCCTATGGGCTTGGAAATGTTGACTGGAAAGAAAGGGTTGAAGGATGGAAACTCAAACAGGACAAAAATATGATGCAGATGACCAGTAGATACACTGAAGGAAAAGGAGACATGGAAGGCACTGGTTCAAATGGAGAAGAACTCCAAAT GGCTGATGATGCTCGACAGCCTTTGAGTCGTATTGTTCCTATTTCTTCATCTCATCTGACACCTTATCGTGTTGTGATCATACTTCGGCTTATCATTCTGGGTTTCTTTTTGCAATACCGTGCAACTCACCCAGTGAAAGATGCGTATCCATTGTGGCTAATATCAGTCATCTGTGAGATTTGGTTTGCATTTTCATGGCTTCTGGATCAGTTTCCAAAATGGTTTCCCATAAATCGTGAGACTTATCTAGACAGGCTCGCACTGAG GTATGACCGTGATGGAGAACCATCTCAGTTAGCCCCAGTGGATGTGTTTGTCAGTACAGTGGATCCCATGAAAGAACCGCCACTGGTTACAGCCAACACAGTTTTGTCCATACTTTCTGTGGACTACCCTGTGGACAAAATTTCTTGCTATGTGTCAGATGATGGATCCGCAATGTTGACATTTGAGTCCCTTTCTGAAACTGCGGAATTTGCTAGAAAGTGGGTGCCCTTTTGCAAGAAACACAACATTGAGCCTAGAGCTCCCGAGTTTTATTTTGCTCAGAAAATTGATTACTTAAAAGACAAGATTCAGCCTTCGTTTGTAAAAGAGCGCAGAGCAATGAAG AGAGAGTATGAAGAATTCAAGGTAAGGATCAATGCCTTGGTTTTCAAGGCACAAAAGATGCCTGAAGAAGGTTGGACAATGCAGGATGGGACTCCATGGCCTGGGAACAACTCCAGGGATCATCCTGGAATGATCCAG GTCTTCTTAGGCCACAGTGGTGGCCTTGATACGGATGGCAATGAGCTGCCACGACTTGTTTATGTCTCTCGTGAGAAGAGACCTGGCTTTCAGCATCACAAGAAAGCTGGAGCAATGAATGCCTTG ATTCGAGTTTCAGCTGTCTTGACAAATGGTGCCTATCTTTTGAACGTCGATTGTGATCACTACTTCAATAACAGTAAAGCCGTCAAGGAAGCCATGTGTTTCATGATGGACCCAGCTTATGGAAAGAAGACCTGCTATGTACAGTTCCCTCAACGTTTCGATGGGATTGATATGCACGATCGATATGCCAATCGTAACATTGTCTTCTTTGAT ATCAACTTGAAAGGTTTGGATGGCATCCAGGGTCCAGTATATGTGGGAACTGGTTGCTGTTTCAACAGGCAAGCTCTATATGGGTATGATCCCGTTTTGACTGAGGAAGATTTGGAACCAAACATCATCATCAAGAGTTGTTGTGGTTCAAGAAAGAAGGGAAAGACCAGCAATAAGAAGTATATTGACAAGAAGAGGGCTGTCAAAAGAACTGAATCTACCATTCCCATTTTCAATATGGAAGACATTGAGGAGGGCGTTGAAG GTTATGATGATGAGAGGTCCCTTCTTATGTCTCAGAAGAGCTTAGAGAAGCGTTTTGGTCAATCTCCGGTTTTTATTGCAGCCACCTTCATGGAACAAGGGGGCATTCCACCAACAACAAACCCTGCAACTCTTTTGAAGGAAGCAATACATGTCATAAGCTGTGGATATGAAGACAAGACTGAATGGGGAAAAGAG ATCGGATGGATCTATGGTTCTGTGACTGAAGATATTTTAACTGGGTTTAAGATGCACGCTCGTGGTTGGATATCAGTCTATTGCATGCCTCCCCGCCCTGCATTTAAGGGGTCTGCTCCCATCAATCTTTCTGATCGTTTGAACCAGGTGCTTCGGTGGGCCTTGGGATCTATTGAAATTTTGCTCAGCAGGCATTGTCCCATATGGTATGGTTACAATGGAAGAATGAAACTTTTGGAGAGAATTGCATACATCAATACCATTGTTTATCCCCTCACCTCTATACCACTGATTGCATACTGTATGCTTCCTGCGTTTTGCCTTCTCACAAATAAGTTCATCATTCCTGAG ATAAGCAACTTTGCTAGTATGTGGTTTATTCTTCTCTTCGTTTCAATTGCCGCAACTGGAATTCTTGAGCTTAGGTGGAGTGGAGTCGGTATTGATGACTGGTGGAGAAATGAACAGTTCTGGGTCATTGGTGGAACATCTGCTCATCTTTTTGCTGTCTTCCAAGGTCTCCTAAAAGTTCTTGCTGGGATTGATACCAACTTCACTGTCACATCTAAGGCCTCTGATGAGGATGGGGATTTCGCAGAGCTTTATGTGTTCAAATGGACATCACTTCTCATCCCTCCGACCACAGTTCTCATTGTGAACTTGGTAGGTATCGTGGCCGGTGTTTCGTATGCCATAAACAGTGGGTACCAATCTTGGGGGCCACTTTTTGGTAAACTGTTTTTCGCCATGTGGGTCGTTGCCCATCTATACCCATTCTTGAAGGGTCTGTTGGGTCGCCAAAATCGTACCCCTACTATCGTCATCGTGTGGTCTATCCTCCTTGCTTCCATATTTTCCTTGCTATGGGTGCGCATTGACCCGTTCACGTCCGACGCCACAAAAGCTGCAGCGAAAGGTCAATGCGGAGTCAATTGTTAG
- the LOC126783392 gene encoding transcription factor HY5 has translation MLQDQATSSLAASSLPSSSERSSSSAFQLEVKEGMESDEEIRRVPEIGGESAGASGASVSGREAGSVAGPDRVQVAGESQRKRGRNPADKESKRLKRLLRNRVSAQQARERKKAYLSDLEVRVKDLEQKNSELDEKLSTSQNENQMLRHILKNTTASRRGGNGVNAEGS, from the exons ATGTTACAAGACCAGGCGACGAGCTCCCTTGCCGCGAGCTCTCTGCCTTCCAGTAGCGAGAGGTCGTCCAGCTCTGCATTCCAGCTCGAAGTTAAAGAAG GCATGGAAAGTGATGAGGAGATCAGGAGAGTGCCGGAGATTGGCGGCGAGTCGGCTGGAGCATCCGGAGCTTCGGTCTCTGGCAGGGAAGCCGGTTCGGTAGCTGGTCCAGACCGGGTCCAAGTGGCAGGTGAGAGCCAGAGAAAGAGGGGAAGAAACCCAGCTGATAAGGAGAGCAAGAGGTTGAAGAG GTTGTTAAGGAACAGAGTTTCGGCTCAGCAAGCAAGGGAGAGGAAGAAGGCATACTTGAGTGACTTGGAAGTTAGAGTGAAAGACTTGGAGCAAAAGAATTCCGAGCTTGATGAGAAGCTCTCTACTTCGCAGAATGAGAATCAGATGCTTAGACAT ATATTGAAGAACACAACAGCAAGCCGGCGAGGAGGTAACGGTGTGAATGCTGAGGGGTCCTAA
- the LOC126783492 gene encoding protein OVEREXPRESSOR OF CATIONIC PEROXIDASE 3 — protein sequence MAFNAPNCLHRLPSSRHEITRITPATVVLPRHLPTRLSSTLALARRKNHRAAVTSSPPKIKKKSAAKNEEEEVDGDAIDALFSLLEEDLRNDGVSLEDDGDDDEISEEDLARLEEELAEAFGALDEDEDEDEDEDEEEEDEAEHGDDDVIKNDAAGEEDEDDEVEVAVKLKTWQFRRLASALKVGRRKTSIKNLAAELCLDRALVLQMLRDPPPNLLMLSAALPDVPAPKKSVPAPMPEETIVEAVEETSTDAAVVEKVPVHVRQQKFSAQKRLKKVHLDTLERIYRRTKRPTNSIISSIVHVTNLPRRRIVKWFEDKRSEEGVPDSRRPYQPSAPTTVN from the exons ATGGCTTTCAACGCTCCTAACTGCCTCCACCGTCTACCGTCTTCCCGCCACGAAATTACCCGAATCACACCCGCCACTGTCGTCCTGCCACGTCACCTCCCGACTCGCTTATCCTCCACGCTCGCCCTCGCCCGCCGTAAAAACCACCGCGCCGCCGTGACGTCATCTCCGCCGAAGATAAAgaag AAAAGCGCGGCGAAgaatgaggaggaggaagtgGATGGCGATGCAATCGACGCTTTGTTTTCGCTGCTGGAGGAGGACCTCAGAAACGACGGCGTGTCGTTGGAGGATGACGGCGACGACGACGAGATAAGTGAGGAGGATCTGGCCAGGCTTGAAGAGGAGCTGGCGGAGGCTTTTGGTGCGCTCGATGAGGATGAAGACGAAGACGAAgacgaagacgaagaagaggaggacGAAGCCGAACACGGCGATGATGACGTCATTAAGAACGATGCGGctggagaagaagatgaggacGATGAAGTCGAAGTTGCTGTGAAGCTCAAGACTTGGCAATTCAGGAGATTGGCTTCGGCTTTAAAAgtcggtcgccgcaaaaccagT ATAAAAAATCTTGCCGCTGAGCTTTGTCTTGACAGGGCTCTTGTCCTTCAAATGCTTCGTGATCCGCCTCCGAATCTTTTGATGCTCAGTGCTGCTCTACCTGATGTGCCTGCTCCTAAAAAGTCTGTGCCTGCACCAATGCCTGAAGAGACTATAGTGGAAGCTGTTGAGGAGACGAGTACAGATGCTGCCGTGGTAGAGAAGGTGCCGGTTCATGTCCGGCAACAAAAGTTTTCTGCGCAGAAGAGGCTGAAGAAAGTGCATCTTGATACCCTTGAAAGAATTTATAGAAGAACAAAGCGCCCAACA AATTCAATTATCAGCAGCATTGTGCATGTGACTAACCTGCCACGCAGAAGAATTGTGAAATGGTTTGAAGACAAACGTTCTGAAGAGGGGGTTCCCGACTCTCGGCGTCCATATCAACCATCTGCTCCTACTACTGTCAACTAG
- the LOC126782800 gene encoding uncharacterized protein LOC126782800, whose translation MATAAASSSSSSSKGWMSNIQTKAARIFFVLIVFQVPLFRVPCRAGMCTTPLHFTSSQLITSEIFPVPVVKALLYPGALANGLVKNMTVPSWDNLLEIYNLTNAKEASPVTDLQRLEVLTGSYFSVAGALVGVLKSGRMSMFGTLLLIWGLIKEGILGKPVTTDPTKAVYVYPTMLLALIAAFSSVKYDTKKLARPAPARPIAKPVQRSSKSKLK comes from the exons ATGGCGACTGCTGCTGCTtcttcgtcgtcgtcgtcgtccaAAGGATGGATGAGCAATATTCAAACGAAGGCTGCTCGCATCTTTTTTGTCCTAATCGTTTTTCAGGTCCCACTTTTTAG AGTTCCATGCCGAGCTGGTATGTGCACCACACCATTGCATTTCACATCTTCTCAGCTGATTACGAGTGAGATCTTTCCTGTTCCGGTAGTAAAGGCTCTTCTCTACCCTGGGGCTCTGGCAAATGGCCTTGTAAAAAATATGACTGTTCCAAGTTGGGATAACTTGTTAGAAATCTATAACTTGACCAATGCAAAGGAAGCCAGTCCAGTTACTGATCTCCAGCGCTTAGAG GTTCTTACAGGGAGCTACTTCTCTGTGGCTGGAGCCCTTGTAGGTGTTCTGAAATCAGGGAGGATGAGCATGTTTGGGACACTTCTGTTGATTTGGGGCCTCATCAAAGAAGGTATCCTAGGAAAGCCTGTAACAACTGATCCTACTAAAGCCGTGTATGTCTACCCAACTATGTTGCTTGCATTGATCGCCGCCTTCTCATCTGTAAAGTATGATACCAAGAAGCTTGCTAGACCTGCACCGGCTAGGCCTATTGCAAAGCCTGTTCAGAGGTCTTCAAAATCTAAGCTGAAATGA